The following proteins are encoded in a genomic region of Candidatus Flexicrinis proximus:
- a CDS encoding sulfurtransferase has translation MAITFSQMVAEAFAHVPSISATEAQNRLQQAPETLIIDVRDASDIVMTGTIPGALNISLGSLTYKADCEVPDDWREPALSNRSRPIITTCILGPMGALGGKLLQDMGFSNVVILQGGVQDWKDAGFPTS, from the coding sequence ATGGCAATTACGTTTAGTCAAATGGTGGCCGAAGCATTCGCGCACGTGCCATCGATTAGCGCGACTGAGGCTCAGAATCGCCTGCAACAAGCCCCGGAAACACTGATCATTGATGTCCGCGATGCAAGCGATATCGTGATGACAGGGACGATACCTGGCGCACTGAACATCTCGCTTGGAAGCCTGACCTACAAAGCCGACTGCGAAGTTCCCGACGACTGGCGCGAGCCAGCACTGAGCAACCGATCCCGTCCCATTATCACAACCTGCATCCTCGGCCCGATGGGAGCTCTAGGCGGCAAGTTGCTTCAGGACATGGGTTTCAGCAATGTCGTGATACTGCAAGGTGGCGTTCAGGACTGGAAAGATGCAGGCTTTCCGACCTCTTAA